TGTTGTAATCTCATTACACAACCATGTGACAATTTCAGGTAAAGGGGCCGGCTGGTGAACAAATTCAAGATTTTCGTGACAAGACCAGTgataaatttgaatttgttgcTCACAAACCAGGAGTTCATAAGTTCTGTTTCACCAACAAATCTCCTTATCATGAGACCATCGATTTTGATGTCCATGTTGGTCACTTCTCTTACTTCGAGCAACATGCCAAAGATGGTAATGCCTCTTATATTAAATCGATTTGTATGTAgttatttgtttttacttttgtagTGTAGTGTACACTGTTTTTTGAGTTGCATGGAAGTGTATTGAGAGAATATTCATTGAAACTTTCTTGATTGAATGCAGAGCATTTCAACCCTTTGCTAGAGCAGATAGCAAAGTTGGAAGAAGCTCTTTACAATATTCAGTTTGAACAACATTGGTTAGAAGCTCAAACCGACCGCCAAGCAATAGGTATTCTTGGAAGTTTACTTtctttttatctaaaaatttACATTTCTCTATACGTAAAATTCTTTCCACAAACCAATTATTATTTGGACAAAACTTACGAACAGTTTCATAGGAACTACTTTTTTCTAAAAAACCAATATTACTGTCACAAATTTTTTTGAGGTGTGAAGAAATtgtctcttcaaaaaaataataaaaatcatctcTTTGTCAAaggaacaaaaaaatgaaaacagtaTTTATAGTACTGCATCCAAGTTTTGTTCTTATTATTTTACTCATGCTAAAGATAATCACTTATTAGTTTAGTTTATATATGACATCTGGTTTTCAATTATAGATTACCATTTAGTAGAACTTCATGTCCCAATCTGCAATCATCGTAGTTACATTCAGCTACGACACCAAACTAGTTGATCGATTAGGAacatatttttctattcattgataattttcacTGCTTACTTGAGAATAAAATAAGCGCAGTGGAGACGAGGATGTTGCGTTGGACGTGTGGTAAAACTAGACGTGATAAGATTAGAGAGAAGACGTCTAGATTCTGTAGTAGGGAGAGTAGATCAAATCGAGGATAGTCAACTCACTAGAGGCAGAGGAAGAACTAGAAAAACCATCTGAGAAACTATTAGGAAAAATTTGGAAATTTATGAGTTGGACCGAAATATggtgtatgatagaacattatggcgtttTTTAATCCATGTTGTGGGAAAAGgctttggttgttgttgtgttgttcaCTGCTTACTTAATTTACTTTGTGATTGAAGTTAAACTTTATTCCAATGACTCAAATTTTGACTACTTCTGAGCCTCTCATCTCATGATGAAATGCTCACACCATTTAGATATATTGAAACATGCCATATATTTACTTGCATCCTTTCCTAGATGAATGAACTGTGGAAGAATATGAAGACatatcaattgataaaaaaaatacaaacttgtTTTCTCTATTACTATTTACTTGCAAATGCGATAATATTGTGGTTCTTGTATTGGAATGCAGTGAATGATGGGATGAGCCGAAGAGCAGTACACAAAGCAATCTTTGAATCAGCAGCACTGATTGGAGCTAGTGCACTGCAAGTTTATCTTCTGCGACGCTTGTTTGAGCGAAAGTTGGGAACCTCAAGAGTTTAGAGTTAGGACATGTTCTGTGAACTGTAACATTATGAATGCCAGTgtcattttaaactttttttcatTCTCATCACATGGATATTTATATTGGTTCACTTTACTCACAATATACTTGCGGAAAgatgttatttattgttaattACAGTTGATTTCCGATGAGAAAATACAAAATGACTGCCCATGTAGGCCTACAATTACTTCTGCTCCGCCTGTTCTCATCCTACTCATCTTTTACTTTGGAAGGAGAACTGTATTTAAGAGAAACTGACACATGTTCTtacattcaataattatattttcttaaattattacctGTTTTGGTGTGTCGTGTCGCTGTCCAGTGTTTGTAACCATATCAAACTTAATTAAGTAGATGTATAGCAAAATTGTTGTTGCACGTCCTTTCTTTTAAGCACTTAAACAATGATATTTACTAGTTGCTGTAAAATCAGATTAAGTGGAAAGTGAGGTTTATTGCAGTACTTTGCCCTAATGGAGCTCCATGTGGTGCCATCAATATTGTAGGGCTCTTATGAAAATGAGTATTGCAGGTTTTCACAAATACAGTAAGGAGTCTTGTAGCTTGCTTGGAAGCCTGTCTTTATGTTTCTTGCTAACTGTTTTGATGTTAGCCTTAGTTCTGTATTTTTTATTCTCGCACTCTTTTGATACTACTCAATTTTATCCAAAGCTGAAAAGTAGTTGTTGCATAATCCTTTTTACACACATAAATCATGGtctcaattttctttttgcaaAATAGAATTTGAATTAATGAGGTACACAAAAGTCAACAGTAGATATCACAAGAAGTGTTAAAGAACAAATACAACAAAAGTTCCAACATCAGTTACATTACCATATTATGCACTAGTATACCTTCCCCTACTAAACAACATTGGTCTAAAAACTCAGATAAATTGTCTTGTTTCCATTCCATGATGTAAAGCCATAGTTTAATAATGTCAATTGGTGAAGGAATGGATCTTCTAAGAAAGGGGAAGACTATGAAATAATGTCACATACAATATATAATCGTCCACAATTCATAGCTCCACAGCTCCACGGGAAAATATGCCAAAATAGTTATGCCAGTCATCGCAACGACGacttgtgtgtgagtttcaATGGTTATTTTTGTGTGTGAGTTTCAATGGTTATTTCGTCTATCGGTcataaaaaacttcaaatagcTAGGGTAGTTTCTATAACCCACTAACGGTAGATGAGTAACTCCCACTAttacaattatttaaattacaTTACGTCACATATCAcatcatatatttatttgagaCTAATAAAGGGagtctaaaataattttgaaactaACGGAGTATATACAACTCGTGAATAGCTAAACCATATCGAATAATATTGaccaaaatttacattttaaggaaaaattaatgtaaatggTAAACTCATTAACTACGAGTAAAATCAATAAGGATGTTTTGTCAATCGGGGAAGGTTTTTGGTGACAACACCTGGAGATATCAGAAGTGCGAATGCTGACATGAGTAACGATAAATCATGTGATAAACACGATCACCTGGAAGGCTTTCTGCGTTCAGTCAATCTACGCAGAGTTAATCGGTCCCTAAGGAAGCCCCGAAAGGGCTGCCATCCGATGGGTACACGAAAGTGACGAAGATCTACCAATTTTATCAGAATTTATTCGAAGTCATGAGTTTATCAAAAAGAGAGTTTACATACGAGTTAAATTAGTTTTGTGACCTATAATCATAAGCTCGCAAGAATTGAAAAGTTAACTCGAGAGTTTGACAATCATAGTTATAAATCATGCATAAACTCTGTTATAAAACAATTATATCGACATGTAATATAACACAAACGTCACCCTTAAACAATAGAGAAATATGAGTCGATAAGAATCGAAAAATTATCATGTGAAGTTAAGTTTCAATACAACAAGTATTAGGTCAAAAAAATCCCAGTGATTGTTCAccataaatcataaatataacGTAATATCTATTTTCCTAATTGTTATTTTCCCCCTAGCTCAAAGCACTCTCATGAGTCATGACTCAGAATGGACGTTTGTGCAACAGCAAAACCATTTCTTCagcagtaaaaaaaataaaaataaaaattcaatacaCGCAGGGATTATTAATTGTAAGGAAACAAGGAAGTCCAGTCCATTTCAAGATACTAATATGCACAAAAGTCTGACTGAGCTACTGTATACAGCACTTGAATTTAGCAAagacatatatacatacatatataaaagtGATATTATTTCCTTAATTCTTCAAGAAGTTATTGGAATATGCATAGAGCTTTAACTTACTAGATAATTGCAACAAGAATAAGAAATATGAACTACCCTACGTGCCAACAAATTGTAGcagaatgacaaaaaaaaaaatccttgagaaaatagaaaattaaattgtaaAGTGATAAAAGCAAGTAAagtggaaagaaaaagaaagaacttACGGATAGAGTCTTTCCAAGAAAATCTTTACGTTTATGAGCATTGGATGCTGAATTATTTGGGGGTGATTGAAATTTCCCACCCCTTTTTtcctctttaattttattgaatatcACAGTGTATCCATTGGCAGATGATGAATCATTGGCATCCCATTCCCCAAACTTGGGGGACTAATGTCGACTTTCCTTTAGATTTGTTCTGTAATAAAGTGTAGTGTACTTTAGTATATTCAAATTCTCAATTAATTAATACTCTTAAAGTTAATTCTATAATGCACCAATGAAATAGTGTTTCAATCATATACACGTTTAGTTAGTTTTACCATTAAATCAAtaaatcttattattatctCAATTTAATGGTTGGAAACAAATATTTCACTTGTGCATCATAGAACTAGCATACGTTTGCATCTAATATAAGAATCAGACGTCCATCAAATATATAATGAAAATCAAGGTTTAAAGAAAGCATaactaaacatatattattTGTACATAATGAAacatatattactttttttttgttttaactaaTGAAATTTTCTTGTGTGATTAATAGGACATTACCCCTAAACTCTTTCCTTTCGGT
Above is a genomic segment from Medicago truncatula cultivar Jemalong A17 chromosome 5, MtrunA17r5.0-ANR, whole genome shotgun sequence containing:
- the LOC11421057 gene encoding transmembrane emp24 domain-containing protein p24beta2 isoform X2, with amino-acid sequence MMMRHSCCVMVIVLIGMLLNWKETEGIRFVIDRDECFSHDVKYEGDTVHVSFVVIKADSPWHYGDEGVDLVVKGPAGEQIQDFRDKTSDKFEFVAHKPGVHKFCFTNKSPYHETIDFDVHVGHFSYFEQHAKDEHFNPLLEQIAKLEEALYNIQFEQHWLEAQTDRQAIVNDGMSRRAVHKAIFESAALIGASALQVYLLRRLFERKLGTSRV
- the LOC11421057 gene encoding transmembrane emp24 domain-containing protein p24beta2 isoform X1, producing MMMMRHSCCVMVIVLIGMLLNWKETEGIRFVIDRDECFSHDVKYEGDTVHVSFVVIKADSPWHYGDEGVDLVVKGPAGEQIQDFRDKTSDKFEFVAHKPGVHKFCFTNKSPYHETIDFDVHVGHFSYFEQHAKDEHFNPLLEQIAKLEEALYNIQFEQHWLEAQTDRQAIVNDGMSRRAVHKAIFESAALIGASALQVYLLRRLFERKLGTSRV